The following is a genomic window from Nitrososphaerota archaeon.
AAGCGGCCGGGCTGACCGTGGTGACCGGGATAGCAGGCATCGGAAAGACAGCCCTCGTGTCGAAGTACGCCCAGGACTGGACCTCCGCGGGGCGCGGCTTACGCGGCGTCTTCTGGCACGACCTGCGGGAGTCGGACAGCCTCAGGTACGTGCTGGCCAAGCTTGGGAGGTTCATGGATGGGAAGGGGACAGGGCGGCTTTCACGTCTCATCCAGTCCGGAGCATCAGAAGAAGGCACCCTGATAGACGCCGCCGCGCGCGAACTCCGCAAAGGGCGGTCCCTAATCGTGTTCGACGACTACCACTTCTGCAGGGACAGCGGCGTGACGCGCCTAATCCGGCGGCTCGCCGACTCGGCCGTGACTAGGACCGTTGTCGTGTCGAGGGCGCGGCCCACCGAGCTATACGTCGGGAGCGGCATCGTGCATGAGCTCCGCCTGAGCGGCCACAGCGAAGCAGATGCCAGGAAGCTCTTCGAGGAGAACGGGGTACACCTGGAGAGCAGCGAGGTCGCGCGCATCAACGCGGCGCTCAAGGGGCACTCCCTCGCCCTGACCCTCGCCTGCAGCTCCGTAGGAGCCATGGGGAGGGACAAGGCGATTGAAGCGGCCCTATCCACGGTGCGGGACCACGTATTGTTCTGGATAGAGAACGTTTTGGAGGAGCAGGAGCTTGGAACCTTGGAGAGCCTTTCAGTGCTGAGGGGGCCCTTCCCACTGGAAGCGGCCCGGGCGGTAGGGCCGAGCGGGTCGAGGGACGAGGTGCTGCTGCACAGGATGGCCGCCCTCGAAAGGGCAGGGGTGGTGACGAGGACGGGGAACAGCTTCGCCGTCCACGACCTCGTAAGGCAGGTGGCGGGCCAGCTCCTGGGTTCGTCTGCCGCTGCGCACGCGAGGGCAGCCGCGTACTACGAGGCCGAGGGTGAGAGGCGTTCGTCGCTCGAAGCCATCTACCACTACGTCAAAGCAGGGCAGACAGAAGCGGTCGTAGGCAAGTACCTCGGCAATGACGAATTCACAAAGATAGTTGACGAGGGATACGCGGAGCCCCTGCTGCGACTTTGCGAGGAGCTTCTCACCAGCACCGCGCAGTCGCACGAAGGGGAAGGCAGGGTCACGGGATGGCTCAAGATCGTCAGGGCATACCTGCTCTGGAGGACCCAGGCGTCGTACTCGCTCGCTCTGAGGAGCGCCAGGAGCGCCGGGGCCATCGGCAAGCAGTGCGGAGACCAGGTCCTTGTAGCCGCGTCATTCCTGAACGAGGCGCACGTGCTGTCGTCCCTTGGGAACAACCGGGGCGCGGAACGGGCGTGCAGGAGCGGCCTCAGGGTTCCCGGCATCGAGACAGAAGATCCGGCCGGGGCCGCTTACCTGAAGGAGACGATGGCAGACCTGATGGCGACCGAAGGGAAGTTCGAGGAGGCGATACGCTTCGGCTCGTCTGCGGTTAGCTTTTTCCAGAGGATAGGGGACCAGAGGAACCTCGCAGGCTCCATGGGGGGCCTGGCCGTCTACCACTACATGAAGGGGGACATCGGAGGGGCCGTCTCGTTGCTGACGAGGGCTCGCGCGGAAGTGCCGCCAGGGAACAAGGTGATGGCCGAGTTCGTAGAAGAAGCGAGCGGGCTCGTGATGGAAAGGGCGGGAAAGAAGATGGAAGCGCTCCTCCACCTCAACCGGGGGATACGTCTCGCGAAGGAGTCAGGGAACCGGCACGCCTTGCTCGAAGTGCAATCTGAACGGATTTTGCTGAGGTGCAAACTCGGCGACCTCGCCAGGGCGAGAAAAGAGATGGGAGAGGCCCTGGAGCTGAGGCGGTCGACAGAGCGAAGGTACTCCCTTGGGGTTCTGGAGCTTGCAGGCGCCGGCATCGCTCTGGCGGAGGGGAATGACGACGAGTGCAGGGCCCACCTCAGGAAGGCAGGCATGCTGCTTTCCGACGATGCCGTGTCGAGGGGGAGGGTCGCGTGGTGGAGAGGCGTTGCCGACGCGAAGGAAGGGCACCAGTCTTCCTCCAGGAGACGCCTCACCGGGGCGGAGAAGCTGTTCGAAGGCGTGGGCGCAGACGGCTACGCCAGGCAGGTGGCCTTGGTGAGAGCCAAAGTGAACGGGTCGCCCCCGAGAAGTGCCAGCGAGGCGCTGGCGCTCGTCTGGTGACGCCGGCCCGCTAGTGGAACCCCGCGGACACCATCGCGGCGAGGGTCAGCAGCATCAGCACGAGCTCGACCGTGGACGCCAGGCCGAGAGACCTCTGAGCGCTCGCGAGGCCGTCCCTGGGGGCGCCGTTCTGAACCAGCGCCGTGAGCCGCCTGCCCGCAGGCACGAGGGCCACGAGCGCGAAGAGATAGGTCGACAGGCCGAGGACTCCCCCCGCCGCCACGGCCAGACTCCACCAATCAAGGACGAACGGTCCATCCCAGGACATCGCCACGTACAGAGCAGCGCCGGAGGCAAGTAGCATAGGCACCACCGTGTTGAGGAACCTCTCCATCTTCGGGAAAAACCGAGTCACGAACTCTGAGCTGGACTGGGGAGAGAGGGCGGAGACGACCGGGCCCAGGACAGCGAAGAAAAGGACGGCGGAGCCTATCCAGATGGCGGCGAACAATATGTGGAACCATGCGATGAAGGCTATGAGGAGGGAGTCCAACAGTCACCCTTTCCGCCTACGGCCGGACCCCTCTGGCACCAAGCCGAGAGATTCGACGAAGCGCCTGACAGCGTCGTCAACCACCTCGTCCCTGCCTGCGTAGCCGAGCCTCCCAGCTATCTCGTCGAGGGTGCTGACATATGTGTGGCGTATCTTTACCTTGACGAACTGGTCTGCCTTCAAATCGTCAGTGCCACCAAGCCCTCTTTCTGCTGACCATGAGCACTCCAGCTACAACGGCTAGAAGGACGACCGCCAAGGCGATCTCGGCATACTCCATGGCTGTGGCCTGTGGGGAGGCTGCATACACGGAAGTCGTCGATGCCGTGGTCGTGGTAGTGAGCGGCGGTGGTTCTGGAGTTGTCGCTGTTGAAGAAGTTGTTGTCGTGGTGGTAGACGAAGCTGCCGTAGTGAATGAAGTCGTTGTGGCGGATGAAGTCGTCGTAGTGGTAGTGGTTGAAGTCGTCGTAGTGGTAGTCGTGGTTGAAGGTGTGACGGTGAGCGTGAATGCAGCCGTCTCAGTGCTGCTTCCACCGCTCGCGGTCACCGTGATGGAGTATGTGCCTGCGGGGGTTGTGGAAGAGGTGGGGATGGACAGAGTGGAAGTGCAACTCGGGGTGCAGGAGGTCAGAGAGAATGTACCAGGAGCCTCCGATGGAAGGCCCGAGGCTGATAAGCTGACTGGCTGGGTGGAGCCTGAAATGAGCGAGACGGTGACCGTTGCGGTGGCTGTGCCGCCCTGGGTCACGCTCTCAGATGAAGGAGAGACAGAGAGCGAGAAGGCGAATGCGACAGGCGAGGGCGGGGTGGACGGAGGCTGCGCAGCGGCGAACGGGGTGCCTCCGAGCTCAGAAACGCCCACTGAACCGCAGAGTGTGTCAGGCGAAGCGAACGTGGGACCGGAAGCCTCGACCCATGCCCCTTCGCCGACGGAGTAGTAGTAGAGCAGATCAGACGACGAGACCCCTGACAGGGTGAAGCAGACCGTGGCGCTCCCTGCAGAGGCGCCGACCACGCCTACGTCGAAGTAACCAATCGCTGTTGTTCCCGTTTGTGCGGAGAGGCTGGTCGTGCCAGGCGGCGTGGCGACGTAATCGAAGGTGTCGACGCCGACCGAAGCCCCCGGCGCGATTCCTGTAAGGACGACGTTAATCCCGTTGGAGAGGGCGCTGTCTGCTGAAGCCGCGCCAGTGCCGTTCGCGACGGCCGTGACGAATAGCTCTGTGAGGGGGGACGGCTGGACCACGTAGAGCGTTCTAGTCAGCGTCTTGATGACGTTCATGCCGTCTGTGAACGTGGCCTCGACGACCCAGGTGCCGTTCTGGCTCGGGGTGAAAGTGGACGATGCGCCTGAGGACGAGAGCGCGGTTAGAGAGGAGCTGACTGGCTGACCTGCCGGCGAGAGCCACGTGAACTGGACGTCCTTGGAGAGAGGGTCGTTCGTAGTCGCAGTGGCGTTGAGCGGCTCGCCTGGGGCGACGTCGGTGGCGTCCGTGGTCAGGGTGTACGTCAGGGGGGCAATTCCTGCTTCGGCCCGGAACGCCGAGCCCATGGTCATGTTAGCGTAGTTCTCCACACTAGGCGAGACCAGGACCGTGTAGTTGACCCCCTGCAAGAGAGGAGAGGACGGGACGAATATCGCCTCGCTCGTCAACGGCACACCCCCGGGCGAGAGCTGGGAAGACACAGGGAAGATGGTCCCGGTCACGTTCTGGCCTCCGTTGGAGGAGATTGCTATCGTCGTGCCGTTGAGGGTCGACGCGCGCATCAGTTGGTCGAAAGAGAGCTCGATGAAAGAGCCCGTAGAGTTTGAGAACACCGAGACGCCTGAGACTGAGGGGGGCGACGAAGGCGACAGGTCTATGTCGACACCTGTGGCTGGTGGCGGGACGTAGACCACTATGCTGCTGGCGGTGGAATAGCCTGGGGCTTGGACAACTACCATGTACCTGCCGGCGGGCACGAACCAGGCGTATCTACCCCCTTGGTCAGTCTCCTGTGGGTTGAGCTGGCCGAACCCCGACGCAGCCCAAGGCACCCACTGGCTGGTGGTGGAGTTGTACTGGAGGACAATGACCGTGGCGTTGGCGACCGGGTTGGTGAGGAGGCCTGCATAAACCACACCGCTGGGGTCGTACTCTTGATTCACGTTGGAGACCGGGTGGGTACCGCAGTTGATATCGCCGCCTAGTGTTGAGATGTCGTTTTGAACCTGGTTGACAATGGAGTTGAGATAATCGTTGCCTACGGCGACTACCTTCCCCGTGACTGCGCTCACCAGGAAGTCGAAGGGGGCCGTCGCCATGTTGTAGAGGTACTTCGCGCCCTCCGCCACGTCCACAAGATGCTCGTCTGCGAAGATTAGGTTGAGGTAAGCCTTCTGGCCTTCGCCCGGCTGCAGGTTCAAGAGCGCACACTGTGCAAGGTTGTTGAGTTCCTGATTCATGTTCTCCAGCGTGTAGAGGTTCTTCCCCGCGTCGTACAAAGAGACGAAGGTACTCAACGCGCTTTCAGACTTGTATACGAGTTCCGCCTTGTCTAGGGCGCTTGCTACCTTGATGGTTGTCGCTTCACCTCCAGAGCCGGCTCGGCACACTGCAGGGTAAGTCACGCAGAAGTCGTAGGCCTTGCTCAGGATCCCGCCATTGTAGGACCACATGAGCTTGAAGAGTGTGCCTATCGGGTCGACGACGCCTCCTGACGCGGCCAGGTCACTGGCTGCACCGACGACCTGCGCGTCGTTTGGTACGAAATACGAAATCTGCAGCAAGTTCACGGTGCTGTTCAACGCCGTCACCGACACGCTGAAGTTGTACACGGGGAGGCCGCTCGATAGAGCCTGGACGATCTGCGCCTGGGTGAGGTCCATCGAGTAGTTGGCCGTCAGACTCCCGGTTGAAGTCATCAAGAACGTCCCGTTGGGGAGAGAGATGGTCTCGGAGAAGCTCGTCGAGCTCTCCGACGTCAATGTTATGTTGAAGACGGGGATGCCTGACACCGATTGGTCTGGCGGCAGCTTCTCCGGGAGCGTCGGCGTAGGGAGAGTGCCGTTGTACTTCGGATAAGGCAGTTGAAGGTAAGTGACGCTTATCGTCCCATCCCATCCGCTTTCCCACCAGCTACCGCTAGGAACGTTGAACGACACGCTGTAAACTCCGTTGGAGCCGAGCGAGGCATTCCCGGAGACGGAGTGGCCGAGGTGCACCGCCACCCCAGTCACGTCGTTTGGCTCGTTGAAGTATAGGCTGAACGAGATCGGCTCGTATATCTCTATCACGTAGGGGAACTGCGCGACCTGGGTTGAGGGGTTCCAGCATACCAGCCTTCCATCAGACTGGTCCATGCACATCTTTGTCAGCTCTACCTGGCCGTCGACGTAACCGACTTCGATGGTCTTGGAATAAAGAACCGTCCCTCCGTTTGTGCTCGCTTCTGCGTGCAATTCGTTGGCGGACGAGTTCCCGACGTCAGGAAGCGAGAAGACCCCCTCCCAGTACCCCCCTGCAGGGACCAAGACGCTCCCGAGCACGGTCTGGTTGTCGTA
Proteins encoded in this region:
- a CDS encoding helix-turn-helix domain-containing protein; its protein translation is MSSKSAASARGRAEPLRKRDTPVEAQAPNAQRAFRLLSNPANALILSALMGAESYPRQIAQKLGMRESHVSERLRALEELGFVKSRWTRARSPQKNVKTYSATVRSLRIGLDAGGVRLEAAGEGAGGTIELEQPMYSVTVPRFSTFVGRERELRALKDKAAGLTVVTGIAGIGKTALVSKYAQDWTSAGRGLRGVFWHDLRESDSLRYVLAKLGRFMDGKGTGRLSRLIQSGASEEGTLIDAAARELRKGRSLIVFDDYHFCRDSGVTRLIRRLADSAVTRTVVVSRARPTELYVGSGIVHELRLSGHSEADARKLFEENGVHLESSEVARINAALKGHSLALTLACSSVGAMGRDKAIEAALSTVRDHVLFWIENVLEEQELGTLESLSVLRGPFPLEAARAVGPSGSRDEVLLHRMAALERAGVVTRTGNSFAVHDLVRQVAGQLLGSSAAAHARAAAYYEAEGERRSSLEAIYHYVKAGQTEAVVGKYLGNDEFTKIVDEGYAEPLLRLCEELLTSTAQSHEGEGRVTGWLKIVRAYLLWRTQASYSLALRSARSAGAIGKQCGDQVLVAASFLNEAHVLSSLGNNRGAERACRSGLRVPGIETEDPAGAAYLKETMADLMATEGKFEEAIRFGSSAVSFFQRIGDQRNLAGSMGGLAVYHYMKGDIGGAVSLLTRARAEVPPGNKVMAEFVEEASGLVMERAGKKMEALLHLNRGIRLAKESGNRHALLEVQSERILLRCKLGDLARARKEMGEALELRRSTERRYSLGVLELAGAGIALAEGNDDECRAHLRKAGMLLSDDAVSRGRVAWWRGVADAKEGHQSSSRRRLTGAEKLFEGVGADGYARQVALVRAKVNGSPPRSASEALALVW